The genomic interval TATGAAACAAGTGCAATTTTCATCCGTCACCCCTCTTTCAGCCAAAAGGAACAAAAATCATATATGATTTCGATACCAGTCTATTGTTCTCATAAGTCCTTCTTCCAACTTCACGGAAGGCCTATAGCCAAGCAAAGTTTGTGATCTTGTTAAGTCCGGCTCTCGTGCCGGTATATCCTCATAACCCGCGCCATAAGCTTCATCATACGTTTTGGACACGATAGAAGATTTCGAATTGCTAAGAGAAACAATCAAGTTTGCAAGTTCCCTAATCGAGATAGAGCGGTTCGTACCGATATTGAATGCAAGTCCGTTAGCTTCCGGCTTGAGTGCTGCTAAAGTACCAGAGATCGTATCATCTACATAAGTGAAACAACGTTTTTGACACCCATCTCCATAAACCTCAAGTAGCTCTCCCTTCAAGGCTGCCTTAATGAATTGTGCTACAACACCGCCATATTGCGAATTTGTTTGCCTAGGTCCGTATGCGTTGAAATACCGAAGCACGTTAACTGGCAGTCCCTTTTTGGCATAAGCAAAGCACATATGCTCATCCAGCGATTTCGCCGTTGCATAGCACCAACGATGAACAGATGGAGCACCATAGATACGTCCGGACATTTCGTGAAAAGGCAGCTCCTCATTTTTTCCATATATTTCGGATGTTGAAGCAAAAATGACTTTGACATGACGCGGATATGCTAATTCAAGTACATTGCGTGTACCGTCAATGTTGCCTTCTATAACTTTAATGGGATCATCTACCGTATTTTTAACGCCTAGAACAGCCGCTAAGTGGTAAACAACATCAGCTTTGGCAATCAATTTCTTCATCACCACTCGATCCATTACTGAGCCTTGGATAAGTGTGTGACGTTTATGGTTTTGGAGATGAGATAAAAATTCCGGCCGCCCATTCGAGAAATCATCTATTGTCCAAACGGTGTGGCCTTCCTCCAGCAAACGCTCAACTAAATGTGAGCCGATAAAACCTGCGCCACCAGTTACTACTATTTTCATTGAAATCCCCCCTCTTTTAAAGTAAGATGACGTTTTTACGGTCTGCGACTTTGCTTGTAGCATTGCGTGTATCTATGACAACAGGTGTGTGTTTCACAAATAGCTCGTAAGGAATATTCGAATGATCAGTTAAAATTAACGTACAATCAATATTTCTCATATTTCGTGCCGTAAGCGGGACTGCATGAAGCACAGTTTCGCCAATTTTCAGTTCATTTACATACGGGTCAAAATAATCTACCTTAACTCCGGATTCTAGCAGTTGCTCTATAATGTGCAGCGCGATGGACTCTCGCAGATCATTTACATCTTTCTTATACGTAACCCCGATGACAAGTACATTGCATTCCTTTAGCTCTTTAGGACGCAAAGTCTTTGCAACCCGTTCTACTATTAAACTAGGCATATC from Paenibacillus sp. FSL K6-3182 carries:
- a CDS encoding NAD-dependent epimerase/dehydratase family protein, with translation MKIVVTGGAGFIGSHLVERLLEEGHTVWTIDDFSNGRPEFLSHLQNHKRHTLIQGSVMDRVVMKKLIAKADVVYHLAAVLGVKNTVDDPIKVIEGNIDGTRNVLELAYPRHVKVIFASTSEIYGKNEELPFHEMSGRIYGAPSVHRWCYATAKSLDEHMCFAYAKKGLPVNVLRYFNAYGPRQTNSQYGGVVAQFIKAALKGELLEVYGDGCQKRCFTYVDDTISGTLAALKPEANGLAFNIGTNRSISIRELANLIVSLSNSKSSIVSKTYDEAYGAGYEDIPAREPDLTRSQTLLGYRPSVKLEEGLMRTIDWYRNHI